The following are from one region of the Trichoderma breve strain T069 chromosome 5, whole genome shotgun sequence genome:
- a CDS encoding cytochrome p450 domain-containing protein, producing MAVITSSGGVYVVAIVCVVLYTAYRRILPKPIPDIPYNKDAAAKLFGDVPEMMGYVMRTQRIFCWLTSLTTRLQSPIVQAFIKPGGLPWVVVTDPFESQDILLRRIKEFDRSEFFGELINGILPEQHIQFISSDPRFKNNRNLINHLMAPTFIREISAPEVYMAASTLMKLWKIKCNMAKGRPFSAHHDVTFATLDSIFASSFGLLESETNTIQRIKALDSFEPVFPDDIDEPVTFPEGYTPEIFSAVLTLANSVTDTQLSPAPVLTSWVIRKFPYMIKAKAIKDKYIEDKVEESVQLIEKDPSIKPKSALHSVLLRERDVAIKEGRKPDYRKGAIADEFFGFMTAGHDTSATTIAWGVKMLTDNPAAQSRLRDELRSAFPAAVQEKRDLTYAELSNAQVPYLDATVEEILRHSNTIAFVVRQAQQDTTVLGRTIPKGTNVFLMANGPGYLEPNMKLTDEARSPGARQTAKSALSRSWSDDDIAKFVPERWLEKDPDTGAEVFNTMAGPSLAFGLGLRGCFGRKLALQVLKIHFALIVWNFELLPIPEKLGGYDAVQKFAREPTQCFIRLKEIDL from the exons ATGGCGGTGATTACCTCCTCAGGAGGAGTTTATGTCGTGGCGATCGTCTGTGTCGTTCTGTATACGGCATACCGAAGGATCCTGCCAAAGCCAATCCCTGATATCCCGTACAACAAAGATGCGGCAGCAAAGTTGTTTGGTGATGTGCCAGAGATGATGGGCTATGTGATGCGTACACAACGCATTTTT TGCTGGTTAACGTCTCTTACCACTCGTCTCCAAAGTCCTATTGTCCAAGCTTTCATCAAGCCTGGTGGATTACCATGGGTGGTGGTGACAGACCCTTTCGAAAGCCAAGATATCCTGCTTCGGAGAATCAAAGAGTTCGACCGTAGCGAATTCTTTGGTGAACTTATCAATGGTATTTTGCCAGAGCAACATATCCAATTCATCTCGAGCGACCCTCGATTCAAGAACAATCGGAACTTGATCAACCACTTGATGGCCCCGACTTTCATCCGGGAGATCAGCGCGCCTGAGGTGTACATGGCTGCAAGCACCCTGATGAAGTTGTGGAAGATCAAATGCAACATGGCCAAGGGCCGCCCCTTTTCGGCTCATCACGATGTCACCTTTGCTACGTTGGACtccatctttgcttcttcctttggccTTCTTGAGAGCGAGACCAACACTATCCAGCGCATCAAGGCGTTGGACAGCTTTGAGCCTGTGTTCCCCGATGATATCGATGAGCCCGTCACTTTCCCCGAAGGCTACACTCCCGAGATCTTCTCTGCTGTGCTCACCTTGGCCAACTCGGTCACTGACACTCAGCTCTCTCCTGCCCCGGTGCTGACTTCGTGGGTCATCCGCAAGTTCCCCTACATGATCAaagccaaggccatcaaggacaAGTATATTGAGGACAAGGTTGAAGAATCCGTCCAATTGATTGAGAAAGACCCCAGCATCAAGCCCAAGAGCGCGCTTCACTCTGTCCTCCTTCGCGAACGCGATGTTGCGATCAAAGAAGGCCGCAAGCCCGACTACCGCAAAGGTGCCATTGCCGACGAGTTCTTTGGTTTCATGACAGCTGGTCACGATACATCTGCTACTACCATCGCTTGGGGCGTCAAGATGCTGACTGACAACCCTGCCGCGCAGAGCCGTCTCCGTGACGAGCTCCGCTCGGCCTTCCCAGCTGCTGTCCAGGAGAAGCGCGACCTGACTTACGCGGAGCTTAGCAACGCACAGGTCCCTTACCTGGATGCCACTGTGGAGGAGATTCTTCGCCACTCAAACACTATCGCCTTCGTTGTTCGCCAGGCTCAGCAGGATACCACCGTCCTCGGCCGCACTATTCCCAAGGGTACCAATGTCTTCCTCATGGCTAATGGCCCCGGCTACCTCGAACCCAACATGAAGCTTACGGACGAGGCACGCAGCCCTGGGGCTCGCCAGACTGCCAAATCAGCGCTGTCGCGTTCCTGGTCGGACGATGATATTGCTAAGTTTGTTCCCGAACGCTGGCTCGAGAAGGATCCGGATACCGGTGCCGAAGTGTTCAACACGATGGCTGGCCCGTCGCTGGCGTTCGGGTTGGGACTTAGGGGATGCTTCGGCAGGAAGCTGGCTCTGCAAGTGCTCAAGATTCACTTTGCGTTGATTGTCTGGAACTTTGAGTTGTTGCCCATCCCTGAGAAGCTGGGCGGCTACGACGCCGTGCAGAAGTTTGCGAGGGAGCCGACGCAGTGCTTCATTCGGCTGAAGGAGATTGATCTGTAA
- a CDS encoding cytochrome p450 domain-containing protein produces the protein MALLDLSSLYSSPALGTVSASHVLIAITFSGVLYWVVSAIYSVTLHPLSRFPGPWYTSLSCIPFWISAISGRQVQWMQKLHSKYGPVVRYGPNELSYMDGSGAAWRAIHGHERGGREFPKAREWFVAPYNGVYGINSAPAHEDHRRFRQVFAPAFSERALKRQEPIFQKNIDQLLSSLNETSAHGESVNMVELYQFTAFDIMGHLTFGEPLGLLQSNRYSKWVEAVFDSIKVIPIAQIIQYYGILDFAFNVLEPQSIKQMKYNHFKHSADRVDRRLQKGSDEADIWSLVLDADLDKQLTLEEMHCHGDVFMLAGSETIGTTLSGVTYYLLKNEEKLGLLLREIRAKFRSQEEISFQSAAELVYLNACIKEALRLYPPVPVGVPRVVPSHASGMNMPGGPVPGGTRVSVHHYATYRNPDNFRDPDSFVPERWLNDPVYSGDNRECWRPFAFGPRDCLGQNMAMRETQLILARLLFKFNIEICDGVEGASDWDEQNAYVLWEKKPLMCQLTLASGHMSSPEED, from the exons ATGGCCTTGCTAGACTTGTCTTCTCTTTACAGTAGCCCGGCACTTGGCACTGTCTCAGCGAGCCATGTCTTGATTGCCATCACGTTCTCCGGTGTTTTGTACTGGGTCGTGTCTGCTATCTACTCAGTGACGTTGCACCCTTTGTCAAGATTCCCGGGTCCATGGTACACCTCCTTGAGTTGTATTCCATTTTGGATCTCTGCTATCTCCGGACGACAGGTGCAATGGATGCAAAAACTCCACTCCAAGTACGGCCCGGTCGTCCGCTATGGGCCAAACGAATTGAGCTACATGGACGGCAGCGGTGCCGCCTGGAGGGCAATCCATGGCCATGAAAGGGGTGGCCGAGAATTCCCAAAGGCGAGAGAGTGGTTTGTGGCGCCGTATAATG GTGTCTATGGCATCAACAGCGCACCAGCACATGAGGATCACCGTCGCTTCAGGCAGGTTTTTGCACCAGCGTTTTCGGAGCGAGCCCTGAAGCGACAGGAGCCAATCTTCCAGAAGAATATCGATCAGTTGCTTTCCTCATTGAATGAAACTTCCGCCCATGGTGAGAGTGTAAACATGGTTGAGTTGTACCAATTCACAGCGTTCGACATCATGGGGCACCTCACTTTTGGAGAACCGCTCGGCCTCCTCCAAAGCAACCGATACTCAAAGTGGGTTGAAGCGGTGTTTGACTCTATCAAGGTCATTCCTATTGCACAAATAATTCAATATTACGGGATCCTGGATTTCGCTTTCAACGTATTGGAACCACAATCCATCAAGCAGATGAAGTATAACCACTTCAAGCATTCTGCCGATCGTGTCGATAGGAGACTCCAGAAAGGGTCAGACGAAGCAGATATCTGGAGCTTGGTTCTTGACGCAGATTTAGACAAACAACTGACTCTAGAGGAAATGCACTGCCACGGCGATGTCTTCATGTTAGCAGGCAGTGAAACAATTG GCACCACACTTTCCGGTGTGACATATTACCTGCTCAAAAACGAAGAAAAGCTGGGTTTACTCCTGAGAGAGATACGCGCAAAGTTTCGGTCTCAGGAGGAAATCAGTTTCCAGAGTGCCGCGGAACTCGTATATCTGAACGCAT GTATCAAGGAAGCACTCCGGTTATATCCCCCGGTGCCAGTCGGAGTTCCAAGAGTGGTGCCGAGCCACGCATCAGGGATGAATATGCCTGGAGGCCCCGTCCCCGGTGGAACTCGTGTCTCCGTCCACCACTATGCTACCTACCGTAACCCCGATAACTTCCGGGATCCTGACAGCTTCGTCCCTGAGCGCTGGCTCAACGACCCTGTCTATAGCGGCGACAACCGTGAGTGCTGGCGCCCCTTTGCCTTCGGACCTCGGGACTGCTTGGGTCAGAACATGGCCATGCGGGAGACGCAACTCATCCTTGCTCGCCTCTTGTTCAAGTTTAATATAGAAATTTGCGACGGTGTGGAGGGCGCCTCGGACTGGGATGAGCAAAATGCCTATGTCCTTTGGGAGAAAAAGCCGCTCATGTGCCAACTCACATTGGCATCTGGTCACATGTCTTCCCCTGAGGAGGATTAG
- a CDS encoding terpene synthase family, metal binding domain-containing protein — MPNSQLPETTCQKIRLPALEAGWRWPRLVSSYLEEVEEECLKWSASFTAFDHETQCLIHEKGKLKQIRSGCELMHLFFMFDEYSDKASPEEVLYQAQVMIDTLKSPETPRPKGEWIGGEIIRQFLLHLPSTATETFRARFGATWIQYVHSVVQQAQFRSESRILDLEDFLAVRRHTSGAPSTIAFYEMNSDIPDDIREHPVIRELEVLAVDLIVIANDILSYNKEQAIGDDEHNIVTILMSQYNLDVQQGIDMAGDLADEKMDRFYYLYPQVPRYVGPVDLEVQTLVDGMAQCVSGVFHWSYESQRYFGKRGMEIKRTRQLRLLPKVKTNDFAGTVPVNDVLIL, encoded by the exons ATGCCAAACTCTCAACTACCGGAGACAACTTGTCAGAAGATCAGACTCCCAGCGCTTGAAgcgggatggagatggcctAGACTTGTGAGCTCCTACTTGGAAGAAGTCGAAGAGGAGTGTTTGAAATGGTCGGCGAGTTTTACCGCCTTTGATCACGAAACACAATGTCTTATTCATGAGAAAGGAAAACTCA AGCAAATCAGGTCTGGATGCGAGCTTATGCAccttttcttcatgttcGACGAATACTCCGACAAGGCATCTCCCGAAGAAGTTCTTTATCAGGCCCAGGTCATGATTGATACTCTCAAAAGTCCTGAGACGCCTCGACCGAAGGGGGAATGGATCGGAGGTGAAATAATACGACA ATTCTTGCTTCACCTTCCTAGTACTGCTACCGAGACATTTCGGGCTAGATTCGGTGCGACTTGGATACAATATGTTCACTCTGTTGTCCAACAGGCTCAATTCAGATCAGAGTCACGTATCCTGGATTTGGAAGACTTTCTTGCTGTCAGACGCCATACCTCTGGCGCACCATCCACGATTGCCTTTTACGAAATGAACAGTGACATTCCGGATGATATCCGAGAACATCCTGTCATTCGTGAACTGGAAGTCTTGGCGGTGGACCTCATCGTTATTGCCAAT GACATCCTATCATACAACAAGGAGCAGGCCATAGGAGACGACGAGCACAACATCGTTACCATCCTCATGAGCCAGTACAACCTTGATGTCCAACAAGGCATCGATATGGCAGGAGACCTGGCCgatgagaagatggacaggTTCTACTACCTGTACCCGCAAGTCCCACGATACGTAGGGCCTGTAGATTTGGAAGTCCAGACCCTTGTGGATGGCATGGCTCAGTGCGTTAGTGGTGTATTCCATTGGAGCTATGAGAGTCAACGATATTTTGGGAAACGCGGGATGGAAATCAAGAGAACCCGACAACTACGACTCTTGCCCAAGGTGAAGACGAATGACTTCGCAGGTACTGTACCTGTGAATGACGTCTTGATATTGTAA
- a CDS encoding phosphorylase superfamily domain-containing protein produces MSANPPPNRSYSRDSYTIAWISALPHEQTAAIGMLDNQHARPHDFIQPPNDSNSYSWGDINSFNIVIASLPAGEYGTASAAGTAVTTLLSFPQVRFGLMVGIGAGVPRPGRDVRLGDIVVSRPEGTSGGVVQYDFGKALQGGEFRRTGFLNSPPRVLRSAVTNLQARHGLQEPQVPQYLEQMVNRFPRLGQPNNGGPSYTFQGLMNDRLFNATYPHEGGDDCSNCDPTQLQRRVKRDSTNPVIHYGVIASGNMLIRDPKVRAEMVQRTGEDCICFEMEAAGLMNQFPCLVIRGICDYADSHKNDQWQRYAAATAAAYTKELIGLLPAQAVAETDTAAGVVNPGQNPTPTPTPVPTINPSPGQTTPAQTPNPGQTPSNGDIRQLRDDVAGLSRQMNTVIQMLQSSPPGNSGSGSGGAGSSGGASGGASGGNAPGEVTSGGPGGTHISGNRWYGFALAEQVEAAQRRNPDRFRDDLVKAITFIGDTVFNWRADQNSQVAQFFSTHSIRLRFSADEPGTTDDPLKGLPISSPRRLEFVCRSYRFFGGMNEHFCRVFTLWRIAVEFMGME; encoded by the exons ATGTCAGCCAATCCACCCCCCAACAGATCCTACAGCCGCGATTCATACACGATTGCATGGATCAGCGCGCTGCCCCATGAACAAACGGCAGCAATTGGCATGCTTGATAATCAGCATGCGCGGCCTCATGATTTCATTCAGCCTCCAAATGACAGCAATTCCTATTCCTGGGGCGACATTAACTCCTTTAACATAGTTATTGCTTCGCTTCCTGCTGGGGAATATGGAACTGCTTCCGCTGCTGGTACCGCCGTCACTACCTTATTGTCCTTCCCTCAAGTTCGATTTGGGCTCATGGTTGGTATCGGAGCCGGCGTCCCTAGACCAGGCAGAGACGTTCGTCTTGGTGATATTGTTGTGAGCCGTCCAGAGGGAACCAGCGGCGGCGTGGTTCAATATGACTTTGGCAAGGCCCTTCAGGGAGGAGAATTCCGACGTACCGGATTTCTAAATAGTCCTCCTAGGGTTCTTCGCAGTGCGGTCACTAACTTGCAAGCACGCCATGGTCTCCAAGAACCCCAAGTCCCCCAATACCTTGAACAAATGGTCAACAGGTTTCCCCGTCTTGGTCAACCAAACAATGGTGGTCCGAGTTATACCTTCCAGGGACTTATGAATGACAGACTCTTCAACGCTACATACCCCCACGAGGGGGGCGACGATTGTTCAAATTGTGATCCAACACAACTGCAAAGACGTGTCAAGAGGGACTCAACTAACCCTGTGATTCATTATGGAGTTATTGCATCGGGAAATATGCTCATCAGAGATCCAAAAGTACGCGCGGAAATGGTCCAACGGACAGGGGAAGACTGCATCtgttttgagatggaagcagctggattAATGAACCAGTTCCCTTGCCTGGTTATCCGTGGCATATGCGATTATGCAGACTCGCATAAAAACGATCAATGGCAGCGGTatgcggcagcaacagcggcaGCCTATACCAAAGAACTCATTGGGCTTCTTCCGGCCCAAGCTGTTGCGGAGACGGATACGGCCGCTGGTGTTGTGAACCCCGGACAAAatcccactcccactcccactcccGTCCCAACTATCAACCCCAGTCCTGGACAGACCACTCCTGCACAGACCCCTAATCCCGGTCAGACACCAAGCAACGGCGATATTCGGCAATTGCGTGATGATGTTGCAGGGTTGTCTAGGCAAATGAATACCGTCATCCAGATGCTCCAGTCCTCCCCGCCTGGTAATTCAGGTAGTGGATCCGGTGGTGCAGGCTCTTCTGGAGGAGCCTCTGGGGGAGCTTCTGGAGGAAATGCTCCTGGAGAAGTTACTTCTGGAGGACCGGGGGGCACG CATATTTCCGGAAATAGATGGTACGGTTTTGCTTTGGCAGAACAAGTGGAAGCGGCTCAAAGAAGAAATCCTGACAGGTTTAGAGACGACCTCGTCAAGGCCATTACGTTTATTGGCGATACCGTTTTTAACTGGAGAGCGGATCAGAACAGTCAGGTGGCTCAGTTTTTCTCGACTCATAGTATCCGGCTGCGTTTTTCTGCGGATGAGCCGGGGACTACGGATGATCCTCTTAAGGGGCTTCCAATAAGCTCTCCGAGGCGGCTTGAGTTTGTTTGTCGGAGCTACAGGTTTTTCGGTGGTATGAATGAGCATTTTTGCAGGGTGTTTACCCTTTGGCGTATTGCTGTTGAGTTTATGGGGATGGAGTAG
- a CDS encoding WD domain, g-beta repeat domain-containing protein: MISTDSNERQKQLEDITKRGLQRADEKQTRYMLFGRQFILKDQVAEAAKFVQNIKTLIDESVKASPEASLAWAGVCILLPVLTSSSAAEEASRDGFIYVTSRIRYYMEFEHLLWPDSLHASNMKDNFETQIIDLYQHILEFQIKNVLRFYRNWLANVGRDISGSDDWKEMLTVIKDLELTMIRDWSNLNTVASRKALEAIDEATQQSCTDIQSLLSIARQHIQVSTEHLDISSKHLKIHERTNQLLEDHPIDLPTVSQARYDSADVQDSPKCESGTRVNIQETIIQWANKDSAETLFWLSGPAGTGKSTIARTIADVLNSEDRLVAGYFFKRGQQGRNGTARLFSTIAMQMIEKIPSMREYLRRSLSGLDKDAIEGMALEFQFKKLILSPLADLPPDNMPRLASVIILDALDECENEDHLSRIITLFLQLQTLRTIRLRVLLTSRSSPEIRDAFMDLQKDRDFCNIELLDGRFSAETKSDIQTFLENNFADIRKKRRVQQNPWPTQEELDRLVELATTPEPLFIYAATLCRFVHGERRPKNPKEQLRIWLKQCDDRQSQLHQIYEPILNQVFSGLEPAEFDSRLEFLGSLVLLVDPMPAASLAALLQMDIDDVVWWLPELHAVLNIPAEDHIPVRLLHKSFSDFILSTERPGNSIYSIDTASTHTTLATKCLGHMNATLKRDICNIKQLGKRRKDIDQHIVDRHITPDLKYACLYWIYHLQHGEQRMNSEIPTLIYKHLLHWAEVLAILGRLSDAAMAIRRLLEIFQRLPDVPAELVLFTTDASRFISSFGSIIDRAPLQIYAASLMFSPTSRVKSDWDVQWQTLEGHSEDVTAFAFSPDSQTWAAASEDGMIRLWDVATGTHRQTLIGHSKRVTEIFFSPDGRLITTASNDHTIRLWDATTGSLQQTLVGEGSLFTEVKMEDDELPRIDAVVFSPDGHLAASILTNNTIRIWDTRTGAYQQTLKDYNGLVTAVKFSSNNRLIALLLNDDSVQLWDIEDDGTFYLWEVVTGSYDKVLKDHDAWASTASFSPNGELVAYVTDGGTVRLWNVTKGTHQQELKLPQEMTTHVVFSPNGQLVAATGHDIICVWDTVTGVCHQTLKGHSATITGIIFSPNNLLMASISHDETVRLWDITRSTRQQALEGHKDWITAVSISPNAQIIASASVDGTLQLWDATTGAFRQTLDGHGDIVSEVIFSYDSRQLVSLSIDQIRIWDAVTGVHQHALQGHSESMWTMVVSPHDKLATRGFGDDNTIQLWDIVTGTHQLALEGHSKPITEAVFSPDGRLLASASNDETVRVWDTLTGTHQQLLKSNGTFVLSIAFSPKSQLAALGFRNSTVQLWDLATGTHQQTFEGYTESIIAIAFSPDGQVIASALDDGTVCFCDTTTGKIRQTLKTGEVRSLRYDPASKMRLYTDVGTLVMNRTSMEEIADIQGLTPNLVFNGLSFSPDKEWIRIGFEDHLERRPLCSLAPNI, encoded by the exons ATGATCTCTACCGACTCCAATGAACGCCAGAAACAATTGGAGGATATTACGAAACGCGGATTGCAACGCGCAGACGAAAAGCAGACAAGGTATATGCTGTTCGGTCGCCAATTCATTCTCAAGGACCAAGTCGCGGAAGCTGCAAAATTCGTCCAAAATATCAAGACCCTTATTGATGAGTCTGTGAAAGCATCACCTGAGGCGTCCCTTGCATGGGCTGGCGTCTGTATCCTCCTACCCGTCCTGACAAGCTCAAGTGCTGCAGAAGAGGCGAGTCGAGATGGTTTTATATACGTTACTTCTCGTATACGTTACTACATGGAATTCGAACATCTCCTATGGCCAGACTCTTTACATGCCTCAAATATGAAAGATAATTTCGAGACTCAAATTATTGATCTTTACCAGCACATACTCGAATTCCAGATCAAGAATGTTTTGCGCTTCTATCGAAACTGGCTTGCCAACGTGGGGCGTGATATCTCTGGGTCTGATGACTGGAAAGAAATGCTTACGGTAATTAAAGATTTAGAACTCACTATGATAAGGGACTGGAGCAACTTAAATACTGTGGCATCACGGAAAGCCCTAGAAGCTATTGATGAAGCTACGCAACAGAGTTGTACCGATATACAATCGCTTTTGTCAATCGCGAGACAACACATTCAAGTCTCTACAGAGCATCTCGACATTTCATCTAAGCATCTCAAGATACACGAGCGCACAAA TCAATTACTCGAAGACCACCCAATAGATCTTCCTACCGTCAGCCAAGCACGATATGACAGTGCTGATGTTCAAGATAGCCCAAAATGCGAAAGTGGTACTAGAGTAAATATCCAAGAAACAATCATTCAATGGGCAAACAAGGATTCTGCCGAAACTCTGTTCTGGCTCTCAGGCCCTGCAGGTACTGGTAAATCTACGATTGCGCGAACCATTGCAGACGTCCTGAATAGTGAAGATCGACTGGTTGCTGGATATTTCTTCAAAAGGGGACAGCAAGGCCGCAACGGCACCGCTCGCTTATTTTCCACTATTGCAATGCAGATGATCGAAAAGATACCTTCTATGAGAGAATACCTCCGAAGATCTCTCTCTGGCTTGGACAAGGACGCAATAGAGGGGATGGCCCTTGAATTTCAGTTCAAAAAGCTAATTCTAAGCCCTCTCGCAGACCTTCCTCCTGATAACATGCCCCGCCTAGCTAGCGTTATCATCCTCGATGCCTTAGATGAGTGCGAGAATGAAGATCACTTATCGAGGATTATCACGCTATTTCTCCAGCTTCAGACCTTGCGTACAATACGCTTGCGCGTGCTGCTCACAAGCAGATCATCTCCTGAGATCCGAGATGCCTTCATGGACCTTCAGAAGGACAGGGACTTTTGCAACATTGAGCTCCTCGATGGGAGATTCTCCGCTGAAACTAAGTCAGACATCCAAACCTTCTTGGAGAATAATTTCGCAGACATCAGAAAGAAACGCAGAGTTCAGCAAAACCCTTGGCCCACGCAAGAAGAACTAGACCGCCTAGTGGAATTAGCTACGACTCCTGAACCCTTGTTCATTTATGCCGCCACTCTCTGTCGATTTGTTCATGGTGAACGGCGCCCCAAGAATCCGAAAGAGCAGTTACGGATATGGCTCAAACAGTGTGATGATCGTCAGTCGCAGCTTCATCAGATTTACGAACCCATTCTTAATCAGGTCTTTTCTGGTCTAGAGCCAGCAGAATTTGACAGCCGGTTGGAATTCCTTGGGTCTCTTGTCCTTCTAGTGGATCCGATGCCGGCTGCATCactcgctgctcttctccagatgGATATAGATGACGTTGTCTGGTGGCTCCCGGAGTTACACGCAGTGTTGAATATCCCTGCTGAGGACCATATTCCCGTGCGGCTACTACATAAATCGTTCAGCGACTTCATTCTCAGCACGGAACGGCCTGGAAATAGCATATATTCTATAGACACTGCAAGCACTCACACCACGCTAGCCACAAAGTGTCTTGGTCATATGAATGCAACGCTTAAACGGGATATTTGCAATATTAAACAGCTAGGCAAGCGCAGAAAGGACATTGATCAGCATATCGTGGATAGACATATCACTCCCGACCTTAAGTATGCCTGCCTTTATTGGATATATCACCTACAACACGGTGAACAGCGAATGAATAGTGAAATACCCACGTTAATATATAAACACTTGCTTCACTGGGCAGAAGTCCTTGCAATCCTGGGAAGGTTATCCGAcgcagccatggccattAGGAGGCTTCTAGAGATATTTCAG CGTTTGCCCGATGTACCTGCAGAGCTTGTTCTTTTCACAACAGATGCAAGCAGATTCATCTCTAGTTTCGGGTCAATCATCGATCGAGCACCTCTACAAATCTATGCTGCCTCCTTGATGTTTTCTCCGACATCGA GGGTGAAGTCTGATTGGGATGTACAATGGCAGACTCTCGAAGGCCATAGCGAAGACGTCACAGCATTTGCTTTCTCGCCTGACAGCCAGACCTGGGCAGCCGCATCAGAAGACGGCATGATCCGGCTCTGGGACGTAGCAACGGGAACACACAGACAGACTCTTATAGGTCACAGCAAAAGAGTCACAGAAATATTCTTTTCGCCCGATGGCAGGTTAATAACTACGGCGTCAAACGATCATACAATCCGGCTCTGGGATGCAACAACTGGCTCTCTCCAACAAACACTTGTGGGCGAAGGCAGTCTTTTTACAGAAGTCAAgatggaagacgatgaacTACCTCGGATCGATGCAGTTGTCTTTTCGCCTGATGGGCATCTAGCAGCGTCAATATTAACAAATAATACAATCCGGATCTGGGATACCAGAACTGGCGCCTATCAGCAAACACTTAAAGACTATAATGGCCTAGTTACAGCAGTCAAATTTTCATCTAACAACCGACTCATTGCATTATTGTTAAATGACGATTCAGTCCAACTCTGGGATATTGAAG ACGATGGTACATTCTACCTCTGGGAGGTAGTAACGGGCAGTTATGACAAGGTGCTTAAAGACCACGATGCTTGGGCTAGCACGGCTTCTTTCTCACCAAACGGCGAGCTAGTAGCATATGTAACAGACGGTGGCACTGTCCGGCTCTGGAATGTCACAAAGGGCACACATCAACAAGAATTAAAGCTCCCTCAAGAAATGACAACGCACGTTGTCTTCTCGCCCAACGGTCAGCTAGTTGCGGCGACAGGCCATGATATAATCTGTGTCTGGGACACAGTAACAGGAGTATGCCATCAGACTCTGAAGGGGCATAGTGCCACTATCACTGGTATCATTTTCTCGCCTAACAATCTTCTAATGGCATCCATATCTCATGATGAAACAGTCCGACTTTGGGATATAACAAGGAGTACCCGCCAGCAGGCACTTGAGGGCCACAAAGACTGGATTACAGCTGTTAGCATCTCACCGAATGCCCAAATAATAGCGTCAGCATCTGTCGATGGTACATTACAGCTCTGGGATGCAACAACTGGGGCATTTCGACAGACATTagatggccatggcgataTAGTTAGTGAGGTTATCTTTTCGTATGATAGCCGGCAGCTGGTCTCACTATCTATAGATCAGATTCGAATATGGGATGCAGTAACAGGTGTGCATCAACATGCGCTTCAGGGCCATAGTGAGTCAATGTGGACAATGGTTGTCTCACCTCATGACAAGCTAGCTACGCGGGGGTTTGGCGATGATAATACAATCCAGCTCTGGGATATAGTAACGGGTACTCACCAGCTGGCACTTGAGGGCCATAGCAAGCCAATTACGGAAGCCGTCTTCTCACCTGATGGCCGGCTGCTGGCGTCAGCATCAAATGATGAAACAGTTCGAGTCTGGGATACATTGACTGGCACGCACCAACAACTCCTTAAAAGCAACGGCACTTTTGTGCTAAGTATTGCTTTCTCGCCTAAAAGCCAACTAGCTGCCTTGGGATTTCGTAATAGCACAGTTCAGCTTTGGGACCTAGCGACAGGCACACATCAGCAGACTTTTGAGGGCTACACTGAGTCCATTATAGCGATTGCCTTCTCCCCTGATGGTCAAGTAATAGCCTCGGCATTGGATGATGGAACAGTCTGTTTCTGTGATACAACAACGGGCAAAATTCGGCAAACCCTTAAGACTGGTGAAGTTCGCAGCTTGCGATACGACCCAGCTTCTAAAATGCGCTTGTATACAGATGTCGGAACCTTGGTCATGAATCGAACTTCTATGGAAGAGATAGCAGATATTCAGGGGTTAACACCAAATCTGGTCTTTAATGGTCTTAGTTTCAGTCCAGATAAGGAATGGATAAGGATCGGCTTCGAGGATCAT CTAGAAAGACGTCCTCTATGCAGCCTCGCTCCAAACATCTGA